TCCGTTGGGCAATTTTAGGAGGTGAGTCTAAGTTATATGTACCTGGATTTATCCTATCTTTAGGGTTAGTATCTTTACTGTTCGTTACTGGAATATGGTATTTTCGCAAGATGGAAAAAACATTTGCTGATGTGATTTAAAAGTTAAGTTTAAAATCACCGTAATTTCGAGATTTTACCAATTCAGTTTATTATTGCGATCCAGTAGATAACTCATGCCTGAAACTGTAATTAGAGTTGAAAATTTAAGTAAAAAATATATTATTGGACATCAAAAGCAGGAACGCTACAGTACACTCCGAGATATCATTAGCAATCAGGCTAAAACTTTGCTTAGTCCATTTCAAAGTAAAAAATCCAAAATTCCAATTGATCGTGAAGAGTTTTGGGCAATAAACAATATCTCATTTGAAATTCAGCAAGGAGATAGAGTTGGGATTATTGGGCGAAATGGAGCAGGAAAATCAACATTATTAAAAATTTTAAGCCGGATTACAGAACCAAGCACAGGTACAATTAAAATTCAAGGGAGAGTTGCTAGCTTATTAGAAGTAGGAACAGGTTTCCATGGTGAGTTAACTGGAAGAGAGAATATCTTTCTCAATGGTGCAATTCTAGGCATGAGTAAAGTTGAAATCCAGCGTAAGTTTGATGAAATTGTTGCTTTTGCAGAAGTAGAGAAATTTTTAGATACACCTGTAAAGAGATATTCTTCAGGTATGTATGTCAGATTAGCTTTTGCTGTCGCTGCTCATTTAGAACCTGAGATTTTAATCGTAGATGAAGTACTAGCAGTAGGAGATTCCGCTTTCCAGCAGAAATGTTTAGGAAAGATGGAAGAAGTGGGTAAACAAGGTAGAACTGTTTTGTTTGTGAGCCACAATATGTCTACTGTTAAACAACTTTGTACTAGTGCATTTTTATTATCTCAAGGAAAATTAATTTATGGGGGAAATCCTGCCGAAGTTATATCTCTTTATATGCAAAAAGCAATTGATAAAAGCACTGATGAATCAACAAAAAAATACAGACATATAAAAGGTGATGCAAGAGCAGAAATTGAAAAAATCACATTAAATAATCTTCAAGATTCTGATATTGTTGTTTCTATTTTTGATAAATTAAAAATTTCGATTGACTATAAAGTAAATAAAGAAATTGAAGAATTAGAATTTTTTGTTCTTATTTATAATTTAGAAGATGGAGAGGTTCAAGCCAGCCTTTTTCAAAGAGATTTTGGTACTAATGTTCAATCTAATAAAGAATTCGGTAGAGTAAATGTAGAATTTACGAATCAACTAATGCCTGGAAAATATCTGATATCTTCAGGAATTTTTGATAAAAATAGACAGTTTGTTGATTGGGTAGAATTTGCTGAATCTTTTTATGTAGAACCAGCCTTTATTAATGGAAAAAAATACGATCAACGCTTAGGTAAAATTAGTATTCAGGGTAATTGGTATGCTGGGTAAAAAACTCAGAGAATTAATTATTCCTATCCGAATTAAATTTTTTAAAAAAATTAATCAATATCTACTTGAAAGTCAAAAACATACTCTAATGGCACAATTTAAGAGCTATGGAGAAGGCTGCCACTTTTACGTGCCATTTTGTATTAACGATGCTGGAAATCTAGAAATTGGGAATCAGGTGACAGTTGGAACCTATGTACATATGTGGTGTCACGGGGGAATTAAAATTGGCGATCGCGTCATGATTGGTTCTCATACAGCGATTACCTCAGTTACCCACGACTACGAACAAGAGAATATGCGCCGAACAGGTGTGACAAAAAAAGTAGTTATCGAAGACGATGTTTGGATAGGTACACATTCAGTCATTTTACCTGGAATTACTATTGGTAAAGGGGCTGTAATCGGTGCTAATTCAGTTGTTACTAAAGATGTAGAACCATATTCAATAGTTTTTGGTAGCCCAGCCAAACATTATAAATTTCGAGACCTAAAAGAATGCAACTGAATTTAAATAATTTGCCTGCACCTTCATTTAATCAAGGAGTTTGGCCTTGGACTGAACAGCAATATTATCCTTCCACCAAAATATCAAATATTTCTGCCTTACCACGAATTACTATAATTACTCCTAGTTACAATCAAGGACAATTTATTGAAGAAACTATTCGTTCGGTACTGCTACAAGGCTATCCTAAATTAGAATACATCATTATTGATGGTGGTAGTACAGATAATACAGTAGAGATTATCAAGCGATATGAACCGTGGATTTCTTATTGGGTTAGCGAGAGCGATCGCGGTCAAGCTCATGCTATTAATAAAGGTATCGCCCAAGCAACTGGCGAAATATTAGCTTATCTGAATAGTGACGACTATTATCTACCGGGTACTCTGTTTAAAGTTGCCGAACACTTTTGTAAGTTTCCTCAAACTGATTTGCTGCATGGAATGTGTCGTTATGTAAATCAGCAAGGTGAAAAAATTGGTGAGCAATTTGGCAATATTCAAACGCCAGAAGAAATTTTAGATTTGTGGGATGTATGGTGGAAAAAACGCCAATTTGTACAACCTGAAGTTTTTTGGACAAGACGTATCACAGACAAAGTTGGTTTATTTAAAGAAGAACTCAACTATGTTATGGACTATGAATATTGGTGCAGAATTTTACTTACTCAAGGAAATATAGGACGAATTGATAGCGAACTCTCTTGTTTCAGATTTACTAACGAGCAAAAATCAAATCATAAAATAAAAGTTGCCGAAGAACTATTAAAAGTCGTTGCTCCTCTCATTTGGAGTAATCAGCATAAACTAAACCTAAAGAGTCGGATTATTCTTCAAGGTAAATGGTTGTATCATATTAATTTAAATGAAGAAGTGAAAAAATCGTTAATATCTGGAGATAAAAAATCTCTGCGATCGCTCAAAATTTTAATTCTAATTTTAACCCATCCCCAAATCCTATTTGTATCCAATTTTCAGCAGAGATTGATTAATTTCTTAAATTAATTAACATCTATTAGTCTACATTTAGCCATCTCCACTCTCCTAAAATACATAAATTTATCGTCTATTTACTGATATTAGAATTAAATCACATTTATGCATCATAAATTAAGCCTAGGAGCTTGGTATTTAAAATTAAATCAATCAGGGTTTAACTTAAATATCATAGGAGAAAAATTTAAAAGACAATTTATTAGACCGCAGCTTCCCAGCATTCATAACGAGCAGATTAATTTACATCTTGGTTGTGGAAAGGTTAACCATCCAAAATTTATTAACATTGATGCGCGTCCAGCTTCGCACATTCACTATGTTAGAGCAATTGACGATCTTTCTCCCTTTAAAAATAACAGTGTTAACTTAATTTACGCCTGCCACTGCTTAGAACACTTCTCCTATAATCAAGTTCCACTAATTTTAAAAGAGTGGCATAGAGCTTTAAAAATTAATGGGACTCTCCGTATATCAGTACCAGATTTCGATAAATTAATAAAAATTTATCAAGATTGCAATCAAAATCTTGATGCTATTATGGGCTTGCTAATGGGTGGACAAGATTATCAATTCAATTTCCACAAAGCCGCTTTTAATGAAGCAAGTTTGAAAAAGTTACTCTTAAATGTAGGCTTTCAGGAAGTCAAGACTTGGCAACCTGGCTCAACAGAAATGACGACTTTTGATGACTGGTCAGGACGTCTTCTAGGAGGCAAATACTCTGTAAGTTTAAATCTTGAAGCCATTAAATCATAGTTATATTGTGAGTCTTATCTGCCACAATAAATATATGCTTGGCAATCAATTTACCAAATATCCTAGATATTTAAATAGAAATTAATATATGCGGATAAAAATCACAGTCGGCTATCCAAGTTGGTTAGGAATACGACAAACACCAAGTTCAAAAGGTATTTGGGAAGATTGCGAATTTTTAATTAATGAAGATTGTCTAGAATGCGATGCTTGGGTAGTTTTACAAAGTTCCAAGGGTTTACTCAAGCAAGAAACGACTTTCTGCCCTCCAGAAAACGTAATTCTTTTAACTCGCGAACCACCAGATATGATGTCATGGCCTGCAAACTATATTAAACAGTTTAATTTAGTAATTACTTGCCACCCTCACATCAAACATCGCAATCTAATTCTTTCCCAGCATGGTCAAACTTGGCATCTTGCTAACCATTCCTTCGATCAATTGGTTTCCATGCAACCAATTGAGAAAACCAAATTATTATCTGTTATTTGTTCTAATAAAACTTTTACTGAAGGCCATCGTCAGAGGCTACAGCTACTTGATGCACTCAAAAAACATTTCAAAGACCTAGAATTTTTCGGTAAGCCAATTAATCCAATTGATGATAAATGGGATGGAATTGCCCCTTATAAATATCACCTTGTTTTAGAAAACGGTAGCACCCCACATTATTGGACAGAGAAACTTACCGATGCATATTTGGGATACTCTTTACCTCTTTACTATGGATGTCCCAATTTAACCGATTATTTTTCTCCTGATTCTTTTGTGCGGATTAGGCCTGAAGATATTGATAGGACAATTTATACAATTGAACAAGCAATCGCCACAAATCAATACGAAAAATCTCTACCGGCAATAATTGAAGCTCGCAATCAGGTATTGTACCGCTACAACTTATTTCCTATGTTAGCCCAACTGTGTAGTCAACTACCTGTAGCTAAAAGAAAGAAAGTTACCCTTCGTCCTGATTTTGAATTTAAAGCATCCTTCTCAGTTCAGGCTGGTAAAACAATTCAGCGACTAGTGAAGTCATTTAAAAAAGGAAATAGAGAACAGGTAACAGTTAGTAAGTAGCAGAAAAATTAATTTAAATGAAAATAGCAGTATTTGGTTACTATAACGCACTCAATGCTGGAGATGACCGTATTCAATACAGTATCACCAGATTACTTCAAGGTCACAATGTAGTTTTTCTACCTCATTATCTACCTCCACCACAAGAATATCTGCAAACTTTTGATTGGATATTAATTGGTGGAGGTGGGCTAGTATTTGAATCAGTAGGAATATGGGTAGATATCAAACAATGGACGAAAAAATGTAAAGCTAAAATTGGTATTTTTGGTTTAGGAGTAAATAGAGTATCTCCAGAATTACTTTTAGAAATATTGCATCTTATTGACTATGCTAGTTTTTTCTATGTCAGAGATCAAAAGAGTAAAGCATTACTCAATAATCATCCTAAAGTAGAAGTACATCCAGACTTAACCTGGTGCTTTCCATTCTCATCCGAGAAGATCACCTCTAGCAGCAATCAAATCGCTATAAATTTAGCGCCATGTCATTGGAAAGATTTTGAGCCAGAAATGTGGCTAAAGGCACTATCTGAATTTCAACTTAGTCCTTTTCCTTTAAACTTTAATATTAATAGAGATTTCGATTTATTAAAAAAATATTTTGGCGATGTAACTCCTCAAGAATTTACTTTACAACCATTAATTGAAAGTCAAATATTAGTTGCTTGTAGATTTCATGCGATTATCTTTGCTATGCAGCTAGGCAAACCATTTATTGCTATTAACTATGATGAAAAAGTAGAACGATTACTTACAGAGAGTAATCTTTCAGAATGCTGTTTGGAAACTACAGAATATGCCTTAGTACGTGAAAAAATATATTTTATTCTTGCAAATCAAGCACAAATTGAACAAAAGATATCTTCATTTGTTGCTTTGCAAGCAGAAAAGGCAACATACTTAAGGCAATCTATCCAAAATCATTTTTTAACCGAGTCAGACACAAATACATATAATCCATTTTTAAATTTCAAAGCAACTGCCAAGAAATTCCTTATTAGGAGTTAAAGCAACCATGTCTATTGGTTCCATAATTTATAAACTACAAAAAAAGTATGAGCATGGTTTGTATACTGCTTACTATCGCGATGCAGTTAGAAACCAGATTTTAGATACTCAGCCAATTGCCAATACCATTGATTTAACCTGCGAGATTCATGTCCTGACATCTGCAAATGATTGGCTAAATTTAGTCTGGGCGTTAAAGACTTTTTATCACTTTTCTCAGCGTCGTTACGCTTTATGTATTCATGACGATGGTTCTCTAAGTCACGAACATCGCCAAACTTTGCAGTATCACTTCCCAAGTGCCCGGATTATTGATAGACAAAAGGCTGATAAGAACGTTCTGACATTACTACGATCTTACCCTCGCTGTTTGGAGTTTCGCAAAACAAATCACCTTTCACCCAAAGTATTTGACTTTGCTACATATTTGCAATGCGATCGCCTGTTACTCTTAGATAGCGATGTCTTATTTTTTCAATCTCCCACAGAGCTACTTAAGCGCATCGAAAACCCAGATTATCATCTCAATACAGTCAATGCTGATGTAGAAAGTGCTTATACTGTTGAACCAGAAGTAGTCAAAAGCCATCTGGGGTTTGATTTAGCTGCAAGAGTCAATTCTGGCTTAGGATTAATACACAAGCGATCGCTGTCTTTTGACTGGATAGAAGAATTTCTGACTCTTCCTAATATTATTGGGCATTTCTGGCGAATTGAGCAAACCATATATGCTTTGTGCAGTTCCCGCTTTGGAGTAGAACTGTTACCTCCAGCTTACGACGTTCACTTAGAAGGAAGCATTAACGGTTCTCCCAGCCGTCATTATGTAGGTAAAATCCGACACTTAATGTACAGCGAAGGTATTCAGCATTTAGTACAGCAGCGATTCCTCAAGGAGTTGCAGCAATGAGTTCTCATCCAACCTTGCGAGTTTTGATGACGCCAGACTACCGAGTTGATAACCCCTATCAAGCACTCTTGGCGAAGTCCTTGCAAAGTCAAGGAGTAGAAGTATTGTTTCCTACAGGTTATCGTCGATTATTGCCTATTTTTAGAGCTGTCAAAACCAATTCAGATAAAATAGATGTCTTGCATCTTCACTGGCTAACTCCTTATCTCAAAGGAAAAAATAGCCTAACTAAACTTGTTTATAGCATCAAGTTGTTAATCGATATTCTCCTGACTAAATCGGCTGATGTCAGAGTAGTTTGGACAATCCACAATCGAATTTCTCATGATTCTCAGTTTCCGTTTATAGAATTGTGGACTCATCGCATCTTACTAAAATTAGTAGACCAAATTATTGTTCATCATTCATCAGCTTTAGCAGACATTGCTCAAACTTACAAAATTAATAATATCAACGCCGAGATTATTCCTCACGGTCACTATCGCGAAGTTTACAATAGTTTAATCGATCCAATAACAGCAAGAAAAGCACTTGGTCTGCCCCTATCTGGGCGTGTTTACTTAAACTTGGGTATGTTGAGGCCATACAAAGGAATTGAACGTTTACTGCAAGTTTGGGGAGAAAACAAGGAACTTTTGCAAGAAAATACCCTCCTGATTGCTGGGAAACCATTGAGTCAAGCTTACAGCCAAAAACTTAGCGAGCAAACTTCAAATTTAGAGAGAGTTTTTCTCCATGCAGATTTTGTAGAAGATAGCCAAATACATCTTTTTTTTAGTGCCGCAGACTTGGTAGTACTTCCTTTCGAGCGAATTTTAACTTCAGGAAGTCTAATTTTAGCAATGTCTTATGGGAAACCAATTATTGCGCCTCGGACTAGCGGTATTTCGGAAACTTTATGTACAGCTGATTGGTTATTATACGATCCAGAAGATAATCAAGGTTTATTATCTGCTTTAAAACAAAGTACTCAAACTGATTTAAATATCTTAAGCCAGTTGGTTAACAAAGCGTGCGATCGCATCGATTGGGTAAACATAGGCAAACAAACTCAAAAAGTTTATCAAGCAATGCTTATTTCTTAGTTAACGAACATTAAAAAATAAATTATTTAATATTCTTATAGCAACTATGCTACCAAAAGTTAGTATTTTAATTCCCTGTTACAATGCAGAGTATTGGATTGCCCAAGCAATCAAAAGTTCCCTAAATCAAACTTATGCCAATAAAGAAGTAATTATTGTTGATGATGGCTCTACAGACAGAAGCCTAAAAATTATTAAAAGTTTTGGTAATTCTATCCGTTGGGAAACCGGGCCAAATTGTGGAGGTAATATAGCCAGAAACAGATTACTAGAACTCAGTACAGGAGAATGGTTACAATATTTAGATGCAGACGATTATTTATTACCAGATAAGCTAGAAAAGCAAGTTAAATACTTAGCTCAGGTTCCTCAAACTGACATACTTTATAGCCCCAATATTCTTGAATATTATCAACCTTATAAATCTTGGCAAAAACTTGTACCAATTCCTGAACCTCACGATCCTTGGATTTTACTAGCCCGATGGTATCTTCCTCAAACTAACAGTCCACTTTGGCGTAAGCAAGCAATTATTGATGTGGGAAGCTGGAAGTTTGATCAACCATGTTGCCAAGAACATGAATTATATCTGCGTCTTTTGATAGCAGAAAAAAAATTTGAATACTTTGCTGAATCTGGTTCAGTTTACAGACAGTGGAGTGAGTCAACAGTTTGTAAAAAAGACAAGTCACAAACCCATCGTCAATTGTTGATTATTTTAGATAAACTTGAAAAATACCTAAAAGACACCGATCAGCTTATCCAAGCAAGACAAAATGCCATCAATCAAACTCGGTTTGAGAAAGCCAGAATGATCTGGCTATCAGATAGAAAGTGGGCTGACAAGATTATTTCACAAATACGCATTACAGATAAACACTTTCTACCTTCAGGGAATGCAGCACCTTGGCTATACTACCTAACTTATCGGTTATTAGGATTTTCTGCTGCTGAACAAGTTGCAGAATTCAAAAGGTTATTGGCTACGAGATAATCATGCTGCTGTTCCTCTCTACTTGCCCAACAATCAATGCAACTTCTAGAAGATAATTTGAAAGCCATTAAAGAAATACTTCAGCTTTGAGAATAATTCAAAAGTAAATAGTTCCAGGATAAATTGTAATGAATATGCAGACAATTGATCGATTTCAGTTTTGTCCACAACTTACAGAAATTTTAGAAAATCGGCAAGTCATAGGAAAGACAGGAAAAGTCTTCAATCGGCTAGGAGCAGCATCTACTGAAAATAATCTTTGGGCATTACGTTCACTTTCTTTAGAGCTAAATCCAAAAAATACTTTGGAAATTGGATTAGCTTATGGTACGTCTTGTTTAGCTCTAGCTGCAACTCATCGTGATTTAGAACATGTACCAAATCGACAGCATGTTGCAATTGATCCATTCCAATCCACTATTTGGGATGATACTGGTAAATTGATTATAGAAAAAGCAAATTTACATAATTATGTAGATATGCGTGAAGACTTTTCTTACTCAGTATTACCTCAACTAATAACTGAGGGTTTAATGTTTGATTTAATTTATATTGATGGTTCTCATTTATTTGAAGATGTATTTATTGATTTTTTCTATTCCAACAAACTACTCTCTGAAAAAGGAGTAATTATGTTTGACGATAGTAGCGATCCACATATCCGCAAAGTACTCAAGTTTATTGATAGTAATTTTGCTTTTAGCTATAAAAAGCTCGATTTATCTTATCTATATACAGGCTGGAACAAATTTAAGTATAATTTTGGAGTTAAAATCCAAAAAACTCAATTAACGGTTTATCAAAAAACAGGAAAAACAGTTCGTCCTTGGAATGCAAAATTAAATGAATTTTGATTTTTAAATATAAATATTGTAGCTTTTCAGGCATCAAAAATGTCCGGTGTAAGTACCATATTTGGAATATGCATATTAATGGGAGAAAGCTAGGTGAGTAACAATTTTAAAATTCATTCAATTTGTGTAGTCAAAAATGAAGTAGATATTATTGGATATTGCCTAGAGCAAGCTTCAAAATGGTCCGATCGTATCTATATCTATGATGGTGCTAGTACTGATGGCACTTGGGAAAAAGTTCTCTCCATGCAAAGCGAGCAAATTATTCCTTGGAAACAAGATGGTAAAGTTTTTCAAGAATCCTTAAGAGGTGAAGTATTCAACGAGTTTAAACACCTTGCCAAACCAGGTGATTGGTGGTGTCATCTTGATTCCGATGAATTTTATGTTCGGTCTCCTCGTGAATTTCTTGCTAAAGTTAGTCCATTTAATCAGGTTGTTTGGGGAATTGCTATTGAATATTATCTCACCTCAAAGGATATTAATTTACTAGACTTCAGACAACCAATGTCTGAGCTTTTATCAGCACTTAAATTTTATAAAATAGAAAATTCCGAACCAAGATTTTTCCGACATCGTGATGGTTTAATCTGGGATAATGGTTCTTGGCCCAAACACATGGGTGTAGTTAATCAAGAGCGTATTCTTTATAAACATTATAAATACAGAACTCCTGAGCAGATTCAAAAAAGATTGGATACCCGCAGGATTAATAGAGAAAGAGGTTTTCCTGGATGGGAACACGCTGTAGAACAGAATTGGCAACAAAAAGTTACCGATCCTACTACACTACATTATGATTCTCAAGACGGAAAATATGAGATTGATCGAGTAACGCTCCCTAACCATCTTGAGTCTTTTTACCAAAGATTAGTAAAAAGATTTATGCATAGTACTGGTATATGGGCTTAACCAGAGTTGTAAATTTTTCTGACGAACAATGAAACTATACTATGCAAACAAAACCAGAAGTTATGTTCCTTTTGGTAACTTTGGTGACGATCTAAATGGTTGGCTTTATCCACAACTTTTACCTGGAGTTTTTAATGACGATGCTTCAGATATTGCATTTGTAGGATTTGGAACATTACTCAATGAAAAGTTGCCCAAATTTAAACAAACTATTATTTTTGGCACTGGTCATGGATTTGGCAATCCTCCACAAATAGATAATACATGGACAATTTATTGTGTGAGAGGCCCTCTCACTACCGCAGCATTGAATTTGCCAATAGAGTTAGGAATTGCCGATCCTGCTATTTTAGTGAACAGAGTTTATCGCCCAAATGATACAAGTAAGAAGTATAAAGTTGCTTTTATTCCTTATGCATGGGAAATGGAAAGTAGCCCAGAAGTATTTTTAGAAGTTTGTCAACAATTAGGCTACGTTTGCATAGATCCGCGTTGGGAAGTAGAAAAAGTTCTTCAGGAAATTAGCCGTTCCGAACTTGTTATCAGTGCCGCAATGCATGGTGCAATTGTTGCCGATGCACTGCGAGTCCCTTGGATATCGCTAAAATCTAATGCTGGTATTCCTGATTTCAAATGGACTGATTTCTGCCAATCATTAAATCTAGAATTCACAAGTAATCGATTTTACCGATTTAATAGTATCAGCCAGAAGTTGCCATTTTTGAGGTCAATTGAAATTAAAAGAATGGTGTCTTATGTTCGCCAAATTGTTTGTCAAGCCAAATTTCAGTTAAGTAAAGACAATATCCTCAATGATAAGTTAGATAAGTTAGAAGAAAAGATATATCTATTTAAGCAAGATTTACAAGCTGGAAAATTTGAATTTTAACTTTATTTAAACTCTCTATGGCATTCTTCTCTATAGTTGTTCCAGTTTTTAATAGAGCTAATTTGATTAGTGAGACACTTAATTCTATTTTTCAGCAAAAGTTTGAAGATTGGGAAGTTATTGTGGTTGATGATGGTTCAACTGATAATACTCTCAATGTTTTATCAAACTATGAAAACAGAATCCAAATTCTACAACAAAAAAACCAAGGCCCCGGACAAGCCCGAAATTTAGGTATTCAAAAGGCTCAAGGGAAGTATGTAGCATTCTTAGACAGTGACGATATTTGGTTTCCCTGGACTTTGGAAGTCTACGCAGAAGTTATCCAGCAGACAAACTTTCCGGCATTATTAGCAGGAGAATATTTTTTCTTTCATCATGCAAATGACTTGAATATTGTTAAAACTTCAGAATTGCATTATAGCTATTATCAAGATTTTTATGCGTCTAGTGACAAGACTAGTTCTATTGTTACAAGTTCCGTTGTAGCTCGTCTAGATGTTTTGAAAAAAGCAGGTGGTTTTACAGACAAATGGATTAATTCTGAAGATAACGATCTCTGGCTGAGGTTAGGAACAGCAAAGGGATTTATTTATATTAACTCTCCAACGGTCTTAGGCTATCGCCAGCAAACTGATAGTGCTGTTTCTAATATAACCAAAACATATCAAGGTACTTATTATTTAATACAACAAGAAAATACAGGACAGTATCCTGGTGACAAGATACGACAACGCGAGAGAATTAATATCCTAACGCGACATATTAGACCAGTAAGTTTAGCATGTCTGCGTCATGGTGACATTCAACAAGCTTGGAAACTATATCAAAAAACTTTCAAATGGCATCTCTGGTTAGGACGCTTGCGTTATCTACTAGGATTTCTATTTATGACAATATTAGCGATGCAAAGCAAGCTGAGTAAGAAAATTTATAGGGGTCAATACTAAACTCCTACTTCCATATCTAAAAGAAATTATTCAAGAATGCGATCGCAGCAAAGTTCGTTATCCAATCTGATATCAAAGCAGTCATAGTGCTAGCAACTATTTTAAGTATCTATTTTAGCTGTAAGTTAGGGCAAATGCACAAATGGTTAGATACTAAATGGATACAATATCTAGGCAAAATTTCTTATAGCTTTTATCTCGTGCATATAGTTTTTGGCACGCGGGTTATTAATTTGGGATATCGTCTTAGTGGTGACTCACCCATAGCTGCTCTTGTCTGGTTTGCTTTAGCATTTGTAATCAGTATTAGCATGGCACATCTCACTTATCTTTTAATTGAAAAGCCCAGTATAGAGTTGAGTAAAAACTTAAAAATAAAAGCAGCTTAAAGTTAATTAATGAATACTTGTAAAATTACTGTAGTAATACCTACTTATAACCGTTCCGAGCAATTATTAAACACATTAGGAAAAATTATTGACTGCAATCCCAGACCAGATGAAATTATCATCCATATAGATGGAAATGATACTACAACTGAGCCAGTACTCAGAAGCAGTAAATTTCAAAATATAAAAATTATTAGTAATACTAAGCAAGTAGGTCCTGGTGGTGGGAGAAATTTAGCGATCGCTCAAGCCACTAATTCAATTGTAGCCAGTCTTGATGATGATTCTTATCCTATAGATACAGATTACTTTTATCGGTTAGAACTGCTGTTTGAATATTTCCCCAACGCAGCAGTTATTGGTGCAAGAATTTATCACATCAACGAAACCATTACCGCCGATCAATTAACAGCCAAATGGGTTTCTGACTTTATTGGTTGTGGTTGTGCTTATCGCAAAGAGGTCTTCCAAAAAACCAGCGGATACGTTCAGTTACCACTCGCTTATGGAATGGAAGAGGTTGATTTATCCCTACGCCTCCATCATCTGGGATGGGGTGTTGTAGAAAGCTCATGGTTGAGAGTATTTCACAACACTGAATTAAAACATCATAGTAATCCTCCCATCATTGCAGCAAGTGTTGCTAATCAGGTTTTACTAGCTTATTTAAGGTATCCTCTCCTCTTTTGGTGGTTAGGGATTGGACAATGTATCAGCCGCATATTCTGGTTAATTCGG
The genomic region above belongs to Calothrix sp. NIES-2098 and contains:
- a CDS encoding family 2 glycosyl transferase, whose product is MNTCKITVVIPTYNRSEQLLNTLGKIIDCNPRPDEIIIHIDGNDTTTEPVLRSSKFQNIKIISNTKQVGPGGGRNLAIAQATNSIVASLDDDSYPIDTDYFYRLELLFEYFPNAAVIGARIYHINETITADQLTAKWVSDFIGCGCAYRKEVFQKTSGYVQLPLAYGMEEVDLSLRLHHLGWGVVESSWLRVFHNTELKHHSNPPIIAASVANQVLLAYLRYPLLFWWLGIGQCISRIFWLIRHGRTSGILQGLFAIPALIRQHHQQRQAISAHSLLSYLYLRRNTVNNSLNIILTSLSNFP
- a CDS encoding family 2 glycosyl transferase, encoding MAFFSIVVPVFNRANLISETLNSIFQQKFEDWEVIVVDDGSTDNTLNVLSNYENRIQILQQKNQGPGQARNLGIQKAQGKYVAFLDSDDIWFPWTLEVYAEVIQQTNFPALLAGEYFFFHHANDLNIVKTSELHYSYYQDFYASSDKTSSIVTSSVVARLDVLKKAGGFTDKWINSEDNDLWLRLGTAKGFIYINSPTVLGYRQQTDSAVSNITKTYQGTYYLIQQENTGQYPGDKIRQRERINILTRHIRPVSLACLRHGDIQQAWKLYQKTFKWHLWLGRLRYLLGFLFMTILAMQSKLSKKIYRGQY